From Permianibacter aggregans, a single genomic window includes:
- a CDS encoding DUF2878 family protein, whose protein sequence is MKWALLLLAQAVWFAAVLLGAAWALPLTLAQLALLPFAPALRFPPLVYVVIIITGLAVDYFLQAMQWIAFRPDPLFADLPLPLPVWLIVLWCSFALTVKPLSELVSSSFLRALLFAGGGAAAYYAGARLGAAEILNYYAYFSVLTFIWMIFPGLWLWFASRFSANSSGSVSAPSS, encoded by the coding sequence ATGAAATGGGCACTGCTGTTGCTGGCACAGGCAGTATGGTTTGCTGCCGTGTTGCTAGGAGCTGCCTGGGCTTTGCCGTTGACACTGGCGCAGTTGGCGCTATTGCCTTTCGCACCGGCGCTGCGTTTTCCACCGCTGGTCTATGTAGTGATCATTATTACCGGCCTTGCCGTCGATTATTTTCTGCAGGCAATGCAATGGATTGCCTTTCGACCTGATCCGCTGTTTGCCGATCTGCCGTTACCGCTGCCGGTCTGGCTGATCGTGCTCTGGTGCAGTTTTGCGTTGACGGTCAAACCGTTAAGCGAATTGGTTTCATCATCGTTCCTGCGAGCACTGCTGTTTGCCGGAGGCGGTGCCGCTGCCTACTACGCTGGTGCCCGGCTCGGCGCTGCCGAGATCCTGAACTACTACGCCTATTTCTCCGTATTAACGTTTATATGGATGATCTTCCCGGGGTTATGGTTATGGTTCGCTTCACGGTTTTCGGCAAATTCATCGGGCTCGGTGTCAGCGCCATCCTCTTGA
- a CDS encoding chalcone isomerase family protein: MVRFTVFGKFIGLGVSAILLSAASFASPSLNNTAQATATPLQQLQTHGRYHLTWFGLSIYDITLWTSEQPFRFAVDQKPSPFALEIRYKIDVDADDLIEETRDQWQELALLNDDAKRWLQQLPQIWPDIKEGDRLVMFVDESLQTRFYHNDRFVGQIDDAAFATRFSAIWLAEGAEYPDMRKALLALRS, from the coding sequence ATGGTTCGCTTCACGGTTTTCGGCAAATTCATCGGGCTCGGTGTCAGCGCCATCCTCTTGAGCGCAGCCAGTTTTGCCAGCCCGTCGCTAAACAACACAGCGCAAGCTACGGCCACGCCGCTGCAACAACTGCAAACACATGGCCGCTACCATCTGACCTGGTTTGGCTTGTCGATTTACGACATCACGCTATGGACCAGCGAACAACCATTCCGATTTGCTGTTGATCAAAAGCCATCGCCATTTGCTTTGGAAATTCGCTACAAGATTGATGTCGATGCCGATGACTTGATCGAAGAAACTCGCGACCAATGGCAGGAACTGGCGCTGCTCAATGACGATGCAAAACGTTGGCTGCAACAACTGCCGCAGATATGGCCTGATATCAAAGAGGGCGATCGCCTGGTCATGTTTGTCGACGAGTCGTTGCAAACCCGTTTCTATCACAACGATAGATTCGTCGGGCAGATAGACGACGCCGCATTCGCCACTCGATTCTCCGCGATCTGGCTGGCTGAAGGCGCCGAATATCCTGACATGCGCAAAGCCCTGCTGGCCTTGCGCTCCTGA